A part of Aegilops tauschii subsp. strangulata cultivar AL8/78 chromosome 2, Aet v6.0, whole genome shotgun sequence genomic DNA contains:
- the LOC109776375 gene encoding G-type lectin S-receptor-like serine/threonine-protein kinase B120, which produces MGTSHRTPFPVFVLLLLICFCKSDDHLTPSKLLSTGDKLISNGGIFALGFFSPTNSTTNSYVGIWYNNVPERTYVWVANRDNPITSGSPGKLVLTTSSDLVLLDSKGRTLWTTMNNITAGGVETAAILLDSGNLVIQLPNGTDIWQSFHHPTDTILPNMNLPLNNNLSMYLIAWRGPDDPSSSDYSLGVDSSSSLQILAKNGSRPYWRRAALDGVWVYAMYQSKSGIIMSQTIANRGGEFYLTYTVSDGSPSMRVMLHYTGMVKFLAWSSNSLSWEIFLELPGSSCDSYASCGPFGYCDGTQAVATCKCLDGFESDDHNLSTGCQRKKELHCGEEDSFITLLSMKTPDKFLYIRNRSFDQCATECSRNCSCTAYAYANLSTLGTTVDQSRCLVWMGELVDTGKHGDDFGENLYLRIRSSSVSKKKTGALIALPVLSVLSVLVCIYLVWICKSRGKLQTKASIDILIEGQLGNYDEPCDQKFPWIRFKDIVPATNGFSDSNVLGKGGFGIVYKGTLESGMEVAVKRLTKYCDQGIEHFRNEVVLIAKLQHRNLVRLLGSCIRGDERLLIYEYLPNKSLDYFLFDDTKKSMLDWPTRFSIIKGIARGLLYLHHDSRMTIIHRDLKASNILLDVEMRPKISDFGMARIFGDNQQQANTRHVVGTYGYMSPEYAMEGIFSVKSDAYSYGVLLLEIVSGLKISSPHHLIMDFPNLIDYAWNFLKEGKSGDFLDTVLVKSCLMHQVSLCIHIGLLCVQDCPSARPLMSLVVSMLDNEAIPLTTPEQPLYSVGRKHDAEEARENSVNNASLTTLAGR; this is translated from the exons ATGGGAACATCGCACAGGACTCCCTTCCCTGTTTTTGTTCTCCTTTTATTGATTTGCTTCTGCAAATCTGATGACCACCTAACACCTTCAAAGCTACTCTCCACCGGCGACAAGCTCATCTCTAACGGTGGTATCTTTGCTCTTGGCTTCTTCTCCCCAACAAACTCAACCACAAACTCCTATGTCGGCATATGGTACAACAACGTCCCCGAGCGTACATATGTGTGGGTTGCTAACCGCGACAACCCGATCACCAGCGGTTCTCCTGGTAAGTTGGTTCTGACCACCAGCTCTGACCTTGTCTTGTTGGACTCCAAAGGCCGCACTCTTTGGACAACCATGAACAACATTACTGCTGGAGGCGTTGAAACTGCTGCTATACTGCTGGACTCTGGAAACTTGGTCATCCAGTTGCCCAACGGCACAGATATATGGCAGAGCTTCCATCACCCAACTGACACCATCCTCCCTAACATGAATTTACCGCTGAACAACAACCTCTCCATGTACCTCATCGCCTGGAGGGGCCCTGATGACCCATCTTCCAGCGATTACTCCTTGGGTGTTGATTCCAGCTCGAGCCTCCAGATCCTCGCTAAGAATGGGTCGAGACCATACTGGCGCAGAGCTGCATTGGATGGTGTATGGGTATATGCCATGTATCAGAGCAAATCTGGCATCATCATGTCCCAAACAATTGCCAATAGAGGGGGTGAGTTCTACTTGACATACACCGTCTCTGACGGCTCACCAAGCATGCGCGTGATGCTGCACTACACAGGCATGGTGAAATTCCTGGCGTGGAGCAGCAACTCACTGTCTTGGGAGATTTTCTTGGAGCTCCCCGGTTCTAGCTGTGACAGCTATGCCTCTTGCGGCCCATTTGGCTATTGCGATGGTACACAAGCGGTTGCAACATGCAAGTGTCTCGATGGGTTCGAGTCTGATGATCATAACTTATCCACAGGATGTCAGAGGAAAAAGGAGCTGCATTGTGGTGAAGAAGATAGTTTCATTACCTTGCTTAGCATGAAGACACCCGATAAGTTCCTGTACATCAGGAATAGAAGCTTTGACCAATGCGCAACAGAATGCAGCCGCAATTGCTCATGCACCGCATATGCTTATGCTAACCTTAGTACTCTGGGAACGACTGTAGACCAGTCGAGGTGCTTAGTTTGGATGGGGGAGCTTGTTGACACAGGGAAGCACGGTGATGATTTCGGAGAGAATCTGTACCTCCGGATTCGCAGCTCATCAG TGAGCAAAAAGAAGACTGGTGCGCTGATTGCACTCCCAGTCTTGTCAGTTCTATCAGTGCTTGTGTGCATTTATCTTGTCTGGATATGCAAGTCAAGAG GCAAGCTCCAAACAAAGGCATCCATCGATATCTTGATTGAGGGACAATTGGGCAATTATGATGAACCATGCGATCAGAAATTTCCGTGGATTAGATTCAAAGACATTGTCCCTGCTACAAACGGTTTCTCTGATTCCAATGTGCTTGGAAAAGGTGGCTTTGGCATAGTATACAAG GGAACGCTGGAAAGTGGCATGGAGGTTGCTGTTAAAAGGCTTACCAAGTATTGTGACCAAGGAATAGAGCATTTTAGAAATGAAGTAGTTCTCATCGCAAAACTGCAGCATAGAAACTTAGTTAGACTTCTTGGTTCCTGCATCCGTGGAGATGAGAGGCTGCTTATTTATGAATACTTACCTAACAAAAGCTTAGACTACTTCCTATTTG ATGATACAAAAAAATCTATGCTTGATTGGCCAACAAGGTTTAGCATAATTAAAGGGATAGCCAGAGGACTTCTGTATCTCCACCATGATTCAAGAATGACGATAATTCACAGAGATCTCAAAGCAAGCAACATCTTGTTGGATGTGGAGATGAGACCCAAAATATCAGATTTTGGCATGGCAAGGATCTTTGGTGACAACCAACAACAAGCAAATACTAGACATGTTGTCGGAACATA CGGCTATATGTCGCCTGAATATGCGATGGAAGGCATTTTTTCTGTGAAGTCTGATGCGTATAGCTACGGTGTCTTGCTTCTGGAGATTGTAAGTGGGTTAAAGATCAGCTCGCCCCATCACCTTATAATGGATTTTCCAAACCTTATAGATTAT GCATGGAACTTCCTGAAAGAAGGAAAATCCGGGGATTTCCTAGACACGGTACTTGTCAAGAGCTGCTTAATGCATCAAGTGTCTCTGTGCATCCATATTGGCCTTTTGTGTGTCCAAGACTGCCCAAGTGCCAGGCCACTAATGTCGTTAGTCGTGTCTATGCTGGACAATGAGGCCATTCCACTCACAACACCAGAGCAGCCTTTATATTCCGTCGGTAGGAAACATGATGCAGAAGAAGCAAGGGAGAACTCGGTTAATAACGCAAGTCTGACAACGCTAGCAGGGCGCTAG